A single window of Trichocoleus sp. FACHB-46 DNA harbors:
- a CDS encoding ParB/RepB/Spo0J family partition protein: MTTRRKLSDAIANSEELSFVFGQAATQKITQAAEETKEQIIPWKAIACTFTFVPDGKPVRHYYDNDELQQWALNDIKPNGIRSPLWVRPHPRQSGQYELVAGLRRFKAAEILGLETVPVKVFDWDDRTAFQAAISENSNRRDFSALEELDNTLRLLEIQLGYGTEEVISFLYRMNNAAKGTTNQNVLVSQEAELVKQIFDAFGRITWQSFVATRLPLLKKPSEVLDGIRQGKIHYTKGIVIASIKDLEARRRLLKDAVSKSLSLSEIKQRVKALNGSTKPAAQPDLKQRLTQVVQQAKKDRALWSSPEKTQQLEELLSQLEAMLK; encoded by the coding sequence ATGACGACACGACGCAAACTCAGTGACGCGATCGCCAACAGTGAGGAACTAAGCTTTGTTTTTGGTCAAGCAGCTACGCAAAAAATTACGCAAGCTGCTGAAGAAACCAAAGAGCAGATCATTCCCTGGAAAGCGATCGCCTGTACATTTACCTTTGTCCCGGATGGCAAACCAGTTCGTCACTACTACGACAACGACGAGTTGCAACAATGGGCACTCAACGACATCAAACCAAATGGCATTCGATCGCCGCTGTGGGTGCGCCCCCATCCCAGACAGTCGGGCCAGTATGAGCTGGTTGCAGGACTGCGTCGGTTTAAGGCAGCAGAAATTTTAGGGCTGGAGACAGTTCCAGTTAAGGTATTCGACTGGGACGACCGCACTGCATTTCAAGCTGCGATCTCTGAGAATTCCAATCGCCGTGATTTTAGTGCCCTAGAAGAACTGGATAACACGCTGCGTTTGCTGGAAATTCAGTTGGGTTATGGCACTGAAGAAGTGATCAGTTTCCTTTATCGGATGAATAACGCTGCTAAAGGGACAACTAACCAAAACGTTTTGGTTAGCCAAGAAGCAGAACTGGTCAAGCAAATCTTTGATGCCTTTGGACGGATCACTTGGCAATCTTTTGTCGCGACTCGACTGCCACTCCTAAAGAAACCGAGCGAAGTTTTAGATGGGATTCGTCAAGGCAAAATTCACTATACCAAGGGAATTGTGATTGCCAGTATTAAGGATCTAGAGGCACGACGACGGTTATTAAAAGACGCTGTGAGTAAATCTCTCAGTTTGTCCGAAATTAAACAACGAGTCAAAGCTCTGAATGGCAGTACGAAACCAGCTGCTCAGCCAGACCTAAAGCAGCGCTTAACCCAAGTAGTACAACAAGCGAAGAAAGATCGAGCCCTGTGGAGTAGTCCAGAAAAAACTCAGCAGTTAGAAGAGTTGCTGAGCCAACTGGAAGCCATGCTCAAGTGA
- a CDS encoding ParA family protein yields the protein MPRAKAVKAVSVATKLPKILAFANQKGGAGKSTGAVHAADWFAQKGYSTILVDADGQQSSSGWLKELDLPCQVISDPETLFDELPKLAESYDVVIVDGPGNASEITKAMLIRSNMVLIPCRDSMIDLASTGKIVQFVRQAREIRGGLPVAALYLNAVKDNTVLLREAKEALQSGLLPLLDTTLPDRQCIKDAPGQGSTVFRMKGTAPKSAANVYTKLLTEALKLFEAES from the coding sequence ATGCCAAGAGCTAAAGCTGTAAAAGCAGTGAGTGTGGCGACGAAGTTGCCCAAGATATTAGCCTTTGCCAATCAGAAAGGTGGAGCAGGTAAATCCACTGGAGCTGTACATGCAGCTGATTGGTTTGCTCAAAAAGGATATTCGACAATTTTGGTCGATGCGGACGGTCAACAGAGTTCATCAGGGTGGTTGAAAGAGCTGGATTTGCCTTGCCAAGTGATTAGCGACCCAGAAACTCTTTTCGATGAGTTGCCCAAGCTGGCAGAGTCCTACGATGTGGTGATTGTGGATGGTCCTGGTAATGCTAGTGAAATCACCAAAGCGATGCTGATTCGCTCCAACATGGTCCTAATTCCTTGTCGAGACTCCATGATTGACTTAGCCAGCACAGGCAAGATTGTGCAGTTTGTGCGGCAAGCTAGAGAGATTCGGGGTGGATTACCTGTGGCGGCGCTGTACCTCAATGCTGTCAAAGACAACACTGTTTTGTTGCGAGAAGCGAAAGAAGCTTTGCAAAGTGGTTTATTGCCGCTTTTAGACACTACGCTTCCCGATCGCCAATGTATCAAAGATGCACCGGGCCAAGGTAGCACTGTGTTTCGGATGAAAGGAACTGCACCAAAGTCGGCAGCCAACGTCTACACCAAACTTTTAACCGAAGCCCTGAAGCTGTTTGAGGCTGAATCATGA
- a CDS encoding DUF6734 family protein: MNQAIARSVWSFWTKPFRSHRQTIWFSEKHHLLAWILSLETARKHYPETALVTDDAGAKMLIDGLGLEFDSVTTELNALQAQDPDWWILGKLWAYRSQTQPFIHVDNDVFLWKPLPPVVNTAPVLAQNPEYFVFGKPLATCWWYRPEIFNHRVKSTNGWLPDEWNWYFAKRRNLAYCCGIMGGAQVDFIRHYADMALRIAADPGNQAALALMDNKLGDCLLIEQYFLAACIEYHQQLPDSLFADVSIECLFDSPEAAFSSQQPDQLGYTHLIGEAKRDAAIARRLEKRVAEEYPNQYQRCLRYLEKVEFFLGSDRAYSPVVAQTEDLLEVSDSDTELGSSLNSTASPLTHPTPTDLNRVIYASWHHDQVLTRNAFLELVQTVGLVIQFAKPVRVDGLHQRSVLLWSHDAGAIASQQLVHQLKIQPVRVTTIAKQRICWRIGETDVENEFQMIGGIEALENVLFTDAVRLTWPEAQQFIKASELDQLTVELRGDWILNEEVLFNLDLELQAELEQGIISPKLQECFSVNGISLQESVAIASEVTGLCWGLVAQDKLYVIRKDTGQLSVRRLCALDGNHIWPGVPERPSGNGCEGGDWLSVIHLQ; encoded by the coding sequence ATGAACCAAGCGATCGCCCGCTCGGTGTGGTCGTTCTGGACAAAACCTTTCCGATCGCATCGCCAAACCATCTGGTTTAGTGAAAAACATCATCTTCTCGCTTGGATCTTGTCGCTCGAAACCGCGCGAAAACATTATCCTGAAACTGCGCTGGTGACGGATGATGCTGGAGCCAAAATGCTGATCGATGGCTTGGGGCTAGAGTTTGATAGCGTTACAACTGAGTTAAATGCGTTGCAAGCTCAAGACCCAGATTGGTGGATTTTAGGTAAACTATGGGCTTACCGTAGCCAAACCCAGCCTTTCATCCATGTCGATAACGATGTGTTCTTGTGGAAGCCGCTGCCCCCGGTCGTCAACACTGCGCCTGTGCTTGCTCAGAACCCGGAGTATTTTGTCTTTGGCAAACCCTTAGCAACCTGCTGGTGGTATCGCCCAGAAATTTTTAATCATCGCGTCAAAAGTACAAATGGTTGGCTACCGGATGAGTGGAACTGGTATTTTGCCAAGCGCCGAAATCTGGCTTATTGCTGCGGTATTATGGGCGGCGCTCAGGTAGACTTTATTCGCCACTATGCTGACATGGCTTTGCGAATTGCTGCTGATCCTGGCAATCAAGCAGCTTTGGCGTTGATGGATAACAAACTAGGAGATTGCCTGCTGATTGAGCAATATTTTTTGGCAGCTTGTATTGAATATCATCAGCAGTTGCCAGATTCGCTCTTTGCCGACGTCAGCATTGAATGTCTGTTCGATTCCCCAGAAGCAGCTTTCTCCTCTCAACAGCCTGACCAACTCGGCTATACCCACTTAATTGGGGAGGCCAAGCGAGATGCCGCGATCGCTCGACGTTTAGAGAAACGGGTAGCCGAGGAATACCCAAACCAGTATCAACGGTGCTTACGGTATCTAGAAAAAGTGGAATTTTTTCTGGGTAGCGATCGCGCCTATTCGCCTGTTGTCGCTCAAACTGAAGATTTACTAGAAGTATCAGATAGTGACACTGAACTAGGCTCAAGCCTTAACTCTACTGCATCTCCGCTTACACACCCAACGCCTACAGACCTGAATCGAGTTATTTATGCAAGTTGGCATCATGATCAGGTGCTGACTAGAAACGCATTTCTGGAGCTAGTACAGACTGTAGGACTGGTGATTCAGTTTGCTAAACCAGTGCGTGTAGATGGCCTCCATCAGCGAAGTGTTTTGCTTTGGAGTCATGATGCAGGCGCGATCGCCAGCCAGCAGCTAGTTCATCAGCTTAAAATTCAGCCTGTGCGAGTCACTACCATAGCGAAGCAACGAATTTGCTGGCGCATTGGTGAAACAGATGTCGAAAACGAGTTTCAGATGATTGGTGGAATCGAAGCACTAGAAAATGTCCTGTTTACAGACGCAGTTCGGCTGACTTGGCCTGAAGCGCAGCAATTTATAAAAGCAAGCGAACTAGATCAGCTCACTGTCGAACTACGAGGAGACTGGATTCTGAATGAAGAAGTTCTATTCAATCTAGATCTAGAGTTACAAGCAGAGTTAGAGCAAGGTATTATTTCACCAAAGTTGCAAGAGTGCTTTAGTGTTAATGGCATTTCACTTCAAGAATCTGTGGCGATCGCGTCTGAAGTAACAGGATTGTGCTGGGGCTTGGTTGCCCAGGACAAGCTGTATGTGATTCGAAAAGATACAGGACAGTTGAGCGTTCGTCGTCTTTGCGCCTTAGATGGGAATCATATTTGGCCTGGGGTGCCAGAGCGACCTAGTGGCAATGGTTGTGAGGGCGGAGATTGGCTCAGCGTCATTCATCTACAGTAA